Proteins encoded in a region of the Mycolicibacterium duvalii genome:
- the rplU gene encoding 50S ribosomal protein L21 — MAAQTATYAIVKTGGKQYKVAAGDIVKVEKLDAEPGASVSLPVALVVDGAKVTTDAKALEKVAVTGEVLEHTKGPKIRIHKFKNKTGYHKRQGHRQQLTVLKVTGIK, encoded by the coding sequence ATGGCAGCGCAAACAGCCACGTACGCGATCGTGAAGACCGGCGGCAAGCAGTACAAGGTGGCGGCCGGCGACATCGTCAAGGTGGAGAAGCTCGACGCCGAGCCCGGTGCCTCGGTGTCCCTGCCCGTGGCTCTCGTGGTCGACGGCGCGAAGGTGACCACCGACGCCAAGGCGTTGGAGAAAGTGGCCGTCACCGGCGAGGTGCTCGAACACACCAAGGGTCCGAAGATCCGGATCCACAAGTTCAAGAACAAGACCGGTTATCACAAGCGCCAGGGCCATCGTCAGCAGCTGACGGTGCT